The Lycium barbarum isolate Lr01 chromosome 10, ASM1917538v2, whole genome shotgun sequence genome includes a region encoding these proteins:
- the LOC132612840 gene encoding uncharacterized protein LOC132612840 yields the protein MEPFQNAKKIHQYRRRIGIPYANSNCNGKIWFFVNYNIDVEILEDTSQQVTLKLFFQELDKTMVVTLVYAKCDALKRLSLWDNMYCLADGMTPPLLIGGDFNVILNEEENIGGLPVLPKKYEYFAFCINYYELTEISFKGSPFTWWNGRADQECIFKRLDMILSNEQFQDWFGHLEVDHLSRTSSDHAPCFFLEKVKQVKTALSVWSKQTYGDIFEQLIIREDIVKIKEQLFEEVPSETNRMILQREQAEMKKYLHYVEEFWKQKFGFTHFAERDRNTRFFHNMKQFSQEDDHADVLFLNHVPEMVSQEDNELICATPNIDEVKNVVFELSGDSASGPDGLSGLFYQACWDIVGNDVLNVVKAYWEGHNLPKSIHTLT from the exons ATGGAGCCTTTTCAAAATGCTAAGAAAATTCATCAGTATAGGAGAAGGATTGGTATTCCTTATGCTAACAGTAATTGTAATGGGAAAATATGGTTCTTTGTAAATTATAATATTGATGTGGAGATTTTAGAGGATACTTCTCAACAAGTCACTTTGAAGCTATTTTTCCAGGAGCTGGACAAGACCATGGTTGTGACACTGGTTTATGCAAAATGTGATGCTCTTAAGAGATTATCATTATGGGATAACATGTATTGCTTAGCAGATGGTATGACTCCTCCTTTGTTGATTGGAGGTGACTTCAATGTCAtattgaatgaagaagaaaatatTGGCGGCCTACCTGTTTTGCCTAAAAAATATGAATATTTTGCCTTTTGCATCAATTATTATGAATTAACTGAAATTAGTTTCAAAGGGAGTcctttcacttggtggaatggtagagcagATCAGGAGTGTATTTTTAAAAGGTTGGATATGATCCTATCTAATGAGCAATTTCAAGATTGGTTTGGACATTTGGAAGTGGATCATCTATCAAGAACTAGTTCTGATCATGCCCCATGCTTCTTTCTT GAGAAAGTGAAACAAGTTAAAACTGCTTTATCTGTATGGAGTAAGCAGACTTATGGAGATATTTTTGAGCAGCTCATCATCAGGGAAGATATTGTTAAGATTAAAGAGCAGTTGTTTGAAGAAGTTCCATCAGAAACAAATAGAATGATTCTCCAAAGAGAACAGGCAGAAATGAAGAAATATTTGCATTATGTGGAGGAATTTTGGAAGCAAAAATTTGGTTTCACTCACTTTGCTGAAAGAGATAGGAATACAAGATTCTTTCACAATATG AAGCAGTTTTCTCAGGAAGATGATCATGCAGATGTTTTATTCCTGAATCATGTTCCTGAAATGGTTAGTCAAGAGGATAATGAGCTGATTTGTGCTACCCCAAATATTGATGAAGTCAAAAATGTTGTGTTTGAACTATCTGGGGATAGTGCAAGTGGCCCTGATGGCTTGAGTGGCCTATTTTACCAAGCTTGTTGGGATATAGTTGGCAATGATGTACTGAATGTGGTTAAAGCCTACTGGGAGGGACATAATCTTCCTAAGTCCATACACACACTAACCTAG